The sequence TTTTGatatgttttcttgtgtttattggGGAATGGGGTTCTCTGTTATGTGTTCTCAATAGCGATTGtatgtttaaattaaattatggaAAGATCAAAagctaatactaataataattcatGTGATTTACAAGTTTTAAATGTTCACATTTAATAAAATCCGAATGAGgttttgatttcattgctttGCTATGATCTTCAAGAATTTAATTCTTGATTCAACTATCATATTATTGTAGATTCTTGTTAAAGCTATCCCAGTAAAGGGATATTGCATTTGAGAACCGGTAGAATACCCTCTTTAATCTCTCTAATAGAGTCAGTCTGCTCATTTGGACCCTCcaatattatttatctttaggAGGTCCCTGTATTTTATTCTTGAGAAACGCAAGTCTTCATAAAgactttctaaaaataaattatattagagagagacttatatttctcaaaaattaaaatacagaaATCGACCAAAATGACAGACTGACTATATTAGAGAGACTAAATAGGTATTCTACAATCATATGGCCTATCACTCATAACATTAGACATTACAAAGAAAGCCCATCTAGATAACTTTCTTTCTCACCTTGTTGGGTATAGAGGGGTGGGATCTCTATTTTACGTTTTGAAAAGTCTTGGTGAGTTACATTTCAATTGGTTGTTAAGCTGGTGGCAATATGTGAGATGGACTTCCACTATAAAGATAAAATATCTACTAATGTTgtaacataatttattaaactaGTTGCTTGTATGATTATACGTGTTgtaaaatcctttttttttcagccTAGCCAATATCTAAAATTGTAAATTTCAGTTTGATGTGTCTGTCTTCCATTAATGTTGTTCACCAACTTCAATTTTTAAGGGGAATGAACATTTAGTTTTTAGaaatgtaataattttaattttttattgtctgttttttctttatatatgatAGCTATATCCCATAAGGATTGGCTATGTGGATCTTCATTCCCTTCAAGATATGATCCAAGCACTATAAAGGGGATGTTGGACAAATTGACTCCAAATAACTTCAGGTAGTGTTTTTTCTCGATCAGTTGGAATATCAGTTCATTATGCTAGTCCTATATAATTTTATACTGTTCTGTTAGCATTGtgtttttagattttcatttgtCTCTTGTACAGATTTATAATCCCCTAATTTTCTTTGTATCAATGGATAGAAAAAGTAAAAGTTCCTAATAAATTTCTACATCTTCCTGCTAGTAATATATTTATCCCAACTGATTTGACACTAAGACAGGTTGAAGAGAAGGTATACATCAAGGtatgtttcattttctttttatgttttcatcttACTTTTATAGTTTCTAATAGCTAAAATTTCCTGTTGGGAATCTTTATTCTCAAAATTATGGTATCACTCTAAGTCATGTATGTGTCAAAATGATTTGGTCTCATTGTTATTAGAAATGTCATTTGTTTTGCAGCGCTTGGATTGGGAATGGATTGGGAATGGATAGGGAATGACGAACGATCTTTGTTTGGTTGAGCGACTGGGAATGTGGGAGGAATCCATGAGGGAATGAGATGAGGGAGAAGGTTGATTGAGCATTCCCCGATTGGTTGAGGAATGCCCAATCCGGATGGTGAAatatccattttacccttgactttaaaaactttatctatatatataggaaaaatgtTGAGAAACATCatgtaaacaaataataatgataacatattacaaataaattaatactataaaaaaatacaacaacaacaataacaataaattaaattaattctaaaaataataaaaaaataaaaatgataacattagtaacaaaacaacaatattaataatgaagattgattgtaaaaaattaattataaaaaaataattatgacaataatgacaacatattacaaataaaaataatattattggccaatgtatttatttttttaatatttactctataagggcataaaagacattttgcacatattttttctatttacttttctcattcccaatgaattactctcccataccctccaaccaaacacagctTTTTCCTTCCATTCCTAATTCATTCccttattctcattcctatCTCATTCCTATCTCATTCCTCTTCAACTCCATTCCTGCAAAACAAACAGTACTTTTACATGCACGCCACCTGGAtctaaccttgaagttctaaatagacataaataaaataaaatatattctcTTGAcagagaaagaaataaaatatttatctctTGGGTTATAGCTGtggtaataaaatattttaaaaaaattggtagaatattttatttaatcacTCTAATATAGTCAGCCTGTCCATTGCCTGTCTATTTGatctctctaatataatttatcctttagaggtccctctattttaatatttaaaaaatataagtccTTATAGGGACCTCTTaagaacaaattatattaaatagtgaggcttatatttttcaaatattaaaatagaggcTCTTAgggataaattatattagagggaccaaagaggcagattgactatattagagaGACTAAATCTAATATTctttagaaaattacaaaatcttaatacttataatttattttttattgaaaaaaatgaataaacaaatatatattaagaaaacaaattataagatatatcatagaaagaaaatgaaaaacaattatAGAGATATAAAGGATGTCCACTACCTACAAAGATataaaaagcaaaatgaaaaagagCTACATTAACGAAAATAAAGACATCATGGAGAGAAAAATAAGGAAAACTCTATCTTTATCCTTTCCATTTAATGAACTACAAATACCAACAGTAATTTTAATTAACATTGAAATCAACTAAAACACCATACAATTAACAGTGTGcttatttctttcaaattaaatattctaaataataacttaaaataagAGGCATCATAGTTATTGATGATgacaatttcaaataatatattccaaaactaaataaaaaagtatttaaaaaaactttaaaatcaattgtataaaaaaaggcatttataaaacaaaaaaatcaaaaccactattttataaactatttaaaatcaaagtaaaaaatcaTTTGAAACCTTTCGTTCGACCCCAAATCGTGACACCACGATGGAGAAGTTCGGCTCCTCCACAACGCCGTTCCTCCAGCCGCCTCCACGGCCTCCGCCGGCGTCGGAGCCCTACTACGGCATCCCGGCGCCGATCTACGACCCCTCTCCCCCCACCTACATCCTTCTCCCTGTCTTCCCCCGTCGCCGGCGCCGCCCGTGTCGCTGGTGCGGCTCGCTTCTCTCCTCTTCCTGTCTCCTCTCCCTCGCCTTCGTATCCGTTCTCCTCGCTGGCTCTCTCTTCTTCCTCTGGCCCTCCGATCCGGAGATCTCCGTCGCCCGTCTCCGCCTCAACCGCATCCATGTCTTCCCCCAACCCATCGTCAGGCTGGACATCTCCATCGGCCTTGAGATCAAGGTTCGGAACCGGGATTTTTTCTCTCTCGACTACGACAGTGTCGTCGCCTCGATTGGGTATCGAGGGCGGAGGCTCGGGTCGGTGATATCAAAGGGTGGGCATTTGGTGGCGCGCGGAGTGTCGTATGTCGACGCGGAGCTCCATCTGGATGGGATTCGTGTTCTGAATGATGTCTTTTATCTCATTGAAGACCTCGCCAGGGGTTCCATTCCTCTTGACACTGTTACTGAGATCGAAGGCCAGCTTCACCTCTTCTCCCTTGATGTCCCAATTCAGGTATGCATTTCGTCCCCTATTGATTATTCTCTGTTTCTTTTACCATTGATCCATACCATAAACTTTGCGTTTGATTTACTGTGAATTAATAGaagaaagttatgatttttAACTTGTTCTTTGGGGATTACCGAGCAGTGAAGGTGTTCTTGCTATAATTCATACAAATCTTTTAGTTCAATTGTCCTCAAGTTTTGCATATATGCTATTTGATATGCCTGTGAATCTCATCCAGAGGAATTGGACAATaccttcagttcatgtatgttaatTAGGTACTGGTTGTTTGCTTTCATTTAATCTTCATATTATTAGATCAATGGATAAACTCTACATCTATTCTATATCTTTTAGCACATACTCTGGAGGTTACCTAGTAATAAAGGTGTTCATGCAATAGGCTGTAACAATCTATCAGTTCAATTGCTCCCAAGATTTAGAATTGATGTTGAATGTGAGTGTTATGTTAATTGAAATAACATGAATCTCGTCTGGATGGAGTTGACAAACCTTCCATTTCATATATATGCTCATTAGAGATTGTTTCTTTGCTTTCGTTTAATCTTTCATATTGGATCTGTAGTGTAAGTTTGGAAGTAATTGACGCATGAATTGATGGAAGATATGTACAGCTTTTTCGCATATATTATGAAATCGAGTAAGTAATCAGTGGAAGTAAAATGATGTTGTCTGTTTTATCCATTGTTCTTATCAGTTTCTTTTCAAGTTATTATATGGTGATAATATTGTCTATGACTAAGAGAAGGCAATCCTGAACATGACTGACATTGCTTCTGCGGAGATGTAAAAGTCTGGTTTGTGCGCTGGATTAAATGCTTTGATTTTCATCTCTGAATCATATTACTTTTTTGTCTATCCTCCATAGTACCATTATATTTAACCTTTTATTGCTGGTAGAAGAGTCATAAGAATTAAAACAAGTAGTGAAATCAAGGGAAATTTGTAATATCAGAAACAGGAAACACATGAATGTTCTGTGTACATAGGCATGTACTCGGTCAAAGTTGGATTGTCAAATTTGAAGCGGAGACAAAGTGCTAAGTcagatagatttttttttaaaaaaaaaaaataggaactAGTGGCAGGCAAAGAATGATAGAAGGCAAGTAAGTTGAAACTGACTGATCATAATAATCCATGCTTATTAACATCCAccaataaaatcaattattttacaCCATTGATGagttaagaaaaacataaagttGTGATTTTACTCAAAATGGATAAAAGCACTTTTTGTCTGATATGACAATAACACACAATAGAAGAATCATTTGTCTTGGTTGacattatctttttgtttaatattttttgtgttCTAAGCACAaaatctccttttctttttgtttgatctATCAAACAACTTCATGATCAGGTATCTATTGGATTTACAGAATTTATCAGATCATTATGCTGTTTTTTGGGTTAAGCCTGACTGCCTGGCATCTGTTTCCAATTaatttcactttgttgctcattATGTTGCTCAACTCACAACAAAGGAGAAGTATTTCACTTTGTGCATCTTTTAATCTTTAACCTTTATTATACCAGATGTCATAGTTGCCATGGTTATATGATCTTTTACATATCTTGAAACACATACAAGAATATAATTGATATTATTCTTGTGATTATATTATTCTTATAGTTAAACTGTAAGACATGTGATTCACCATCCATTGCTGCCTCATTATCTcaaatgtcttttattttattttattttttacagggAAGAATCTCCTGTGCAGTGCATGTAAATCCTGAAAATCAAACTATCATTCATCAGGGTTGTTATCCTGAGGTTTGTCATTTCACTGTTTTATTTCATCACCAATTTCACTCATTGTTACCAATATCtcttccttatatatatatatatatatatatatatttatgaaactattttcttaattttgtgcAGTGATGGTAGAGAGAGACCGTGGATGATTGTTCCTTGCTATGGTCAAAATGATATAGGTAAATCTTGATGTTTGGAGTGctgataaatttgaaatttaccTATGTGAATAAAGATTGTTGTAAATTTACTACTAGAATTGGCCTTATCTTGTCTTTATTTTGGTTGATCTGGTTTGCATATAGTTATCAGACTTTGCCtcctataaatataaatagtttgGTTATCAATTATCATACATGGATTTGTTGTGATTTAAATCTTCACATATTAATTCAAACATTCAGCAGGGTGTGGTTTGAAGCTTTTAAATTCTGATTTTAATTCAATTCCTGCGTTTGCTGAGAAATTTGATTGGGTTGTTATTAGTTTCTTCAATTCAAGTTTTCTTTCTAATTgcacaaaaagataaaattaaaaatattaagactATCCTTCTATTCCCCCCttcccctttttattttttttttaaaaaaatcaaaattcaacaatcaaaaatctaataaattttttataagcttggtttttatatatttattgtttgttttaaaatataaagttgttcattttattttctaaattttataaaaatgctttcttcaaaaatatttaatttacaatTGTCCTATCAGATTactgctttatatatatatatataaaatcacaaTTTTTACTAACCAGACATCCAGAATCTttacaatcttttttttttataaataataaaatattcagaTATTTATCAAAAGATACCTCATTAATCTCAAAAACAATGACATAAAATGCATCagaatcaaatcaaacaaaattataaaaaatcaaaaatttaaaataataataataataataaagaaagaggTTTCAAGTAGCTGAGGAAGCGCCACGTGTCCCAAGAATTGATGCTTTTACCACGCAGTTCATCCCCCCCATTCTCGCAAAAATCCAAACCAAAAACCAATTCATCCAAACTCCTCCCAATTCTCCCCCAAaatcaaacccccaaaccctaaccctaaccctaaccatGTGCAACCCTACCCTCTCCTCCTCTCTCCCCCTCTTCCACCACTCTCCCtctcccctcctcctcctcctcctcctcctcctcggcCGCCGCGACCGTCGTTGTTGAAGAAACAGTGCCTGTGTTCTCCGACGGATCATCCCGGCTCCTTTCGTTGCCGGCTCCATCACCGGCACTATGATTGGCGCTCCAATGGATCAAAATCCAAGAGAACACCACCATCTCCATCGATCTcgatctccatctccatctccatctccatctcttcATGATCAGTAATtctttactatatatatatatagagagagatttAGTTTCATAGATTTTTAATCTCTTTTCTTTGTAATTATTATGATTGAATGTTTATAATACTAccatttttcaatttcttttctttcctttcattTTCAATGTGCATGGCCCTGTTTgaattttagtgtatatattttatttaaaaaaaacaattttttttggataataataataataataataataaatatttgaaaaggaaattttaaatgtattatttaagGGTGTAATTACATTTTTagcatttattatatttgttgatttatttcttaaaatgtTAATAACTAATAACAGAAATGAGAACTATAATTATACGatgaactttatttttatttggtattttatttttctcatgatgtaaaattgagattttttttttattaataatcattaaattgaaggaggtttttcatctttaaACCCccagaaaaatataaaattatttgtcatccttctcatttttacaaaataactTGTAACTCTCCATCTTCAAATTTATGTTTGTTTCTCATGGAATAACGGTTTAACTTTATTTAcatatgtaaattaattttattctttttatataaattttttttttaactctgtAGTATTATATGTGAGATATAAGTGCATAACCACCTCCAAATATCTCAGTAACCTATGTAGAAAGTTGAGCTTTCTAAATATGGTTGGAAATTTAGGATGTGtaaaaatgatttattcatattagtaatatatataagaaatttattatatgaaaaataatattttctttttcaaaaattgacgtaatttttatttttaattaaaagtagATAGTAttcttaaattaaatatatatatatatatatatatatatatagtttaattcTATAttgtgaataaaataaaaaacatcaaattatgttaaaagtaaatataaattaaagtatgAGGCATTTCTAGAATAATGAGACGGTGgcatgaaacaaaaacaaatcctcttaaattattatatctatatattattttattatttatttatggaattaaAACTTCAAAGAAAGAATTCAAAGCATAGTGCTATCTTTAATCCTAATGAACGCATGCTCTTATGTTTCCATCTTCTCCCTATTACTCCAATAAATACATTATCTCTATGACTTTGTTATTGTTCTCAAGTTCTCAACCCATAATTTGAACATCTTGGAAGTTGGAACCAAGACAAGATGTTTAAtacattaatgcattaattaatgttaaaaCGTGTCACaagacttaatttttttattttaaaaaaacacaaaactatGCATGattgtataatattataatttagcTTAATATTTTAAGTTAGAAAAAGTCATAAACAAATGCTACTCTTAGTGGCCTTGTGTGCTATACCTTAGCTCCAAATTTAAGGCCAAATGAGAAATAATCAACCATCATGTTTGATCCCTTTGACATTTAAGTTAGGATTAGCAAAGAATGTTTGGtttattaatcatattttacctttaaataaatttattttagtccatcaattaaataaatcatttattttaactCACTGGTTCAATGAAACATATATAAGATTTTCATGTTGAattgaaatgataaaataaacaagttcAAGCAGTTTATGGcccaaattaaatatatatgtattatgtatataattttaagGTCAttggttattttaattttagtattatctgaaattttttttattaccatcATATGGAATTTATCATTGTAATTTATGTAATCTAATAAATCTTATGTTAATTCttccatcaatttttttcctttttcaagaaaaaaacatataagatttaatattttctatataatataactttaaaaaataataattttcaccAAGACATTTTTAAATgtcataatttaaataataataataataataataataaatttctacTAAAATATATGTCATCAAGCTTTTGTTGTCAGTGTGAACATAGAATATTTGATTGAGATCAAGTTACATTTAAAAATACTGATTGGATCTAAATTAAATAGACCCGGATAAATTGACCAAGTGTGGTaaggataaattattttttaagaatatatatgtatatattaaaattcaataaaaatatactttatattaatttatactaGCAACCTGATACCTTTTGGAGTAGGAATAACCTTCATTTGAAACAAATTATTAGATAAATGTAATGTAgaataaccttttttttatattgtaaaattaatttaaatgagTAATGTAGGgttaaatcttatttttaaggtttaattGATGGTGTACTTTCTgtctttttagtccttctaatatttttaggtacaattaaatcctcatatttagtcgagttgggtcattctagtccaCGGCAATAATTTTGGGTATAATTAAGTCCTTGTAATTTATACTTGTCCATCTACACTGtggactagaatgacccaactcgactaaatatgaggacttaattgtgccTAAAAATATTGTAAGGACTAAAAaagcagaaagtacacaattacagggacttgtacaacaattaaacctatttttaaatatttaaatgtaacgtagaattgattttttttcctgaaatgGATCTCAATCTTGTCATGGcattttagaaatataaaaaaaattaaaattactaaaaattacTTTCTCTTCTCTAAATTATCTGTTGTCTtggaaattttggttttttttttcaaattaattatcatttgtaataattatataagcattaattatgattttttaaattttactccTTTTATTTAATCAACTTTATTTAAAGAGAGATTGTATCAATGGAACTTAACAATCACAATAGAAggataaaattgttttattgtattagtaaattttaagagttttaataatatttgtaaattttgtgtGAAGCTTAAATGTGATGAGTAATTTTGAACCTAGTGagtaataactaattaattgaattttgataaaataagaaataaaaattgaatagcAAATTGGCTTTTCTCACAAGGtgctttgatttgttttattgtgGATAAtggtacaatttttattttaaattattttttaagtgggtaaatcatgaatttgtttataaaattgaaaaacaaagatatttgTCAACAAAATATGCAGGAATAATAAACTTAGAAATTCGAggcaaaaataacaaaaatatataaaaataataaaaaaattatctactagattgaaaatttataaaaacaaatatatgaaaaaacaaagataaatctAAGCATCCCTAGGCAAAGAAAAGCTCTCTCATATgctacaaaaattttaaaccaatttaataaattaaaaatatgttatttatcatttaatattttcatacatatgaataaatgaaaatttatatttatttgtttgaaaaaaaatatttcatattcacTTGGATAAAAATTGGATGAGATGggtttatttattacttttaatttttcacCGACAAATATTTCTAGAAGACTagaacatatatttaaaatgcattttcacacaataaaaaaacaaaatttaaacagcACCCTCTGCACAATAACAGAATCCTAAGTGAAGAAACatagagaagaagataaaaatattattataataaattaaattttcatgatGGATGTTTCCCACTTA comes from Dioscorea cayenensis subsp. rotundata cultivar TDr96_F1 chromosome 15, TDr96_F1_v2_PseudoChromosome.rev07_lg8_w22 25.fasta, whole genome shotgun sequence and encodes:
- the LOC120278218 gene encoding uncharacterized protein LOC120278218, which codes for MEKFGSSTTPFLQPPPRPPPASEPYYGIPAPIYDPSPPTYILLPVFPRRRRRPCRWCGSLLSSSCLLSLAFVSVLLAGSLFFLWPSDPEISVARLRLNRIHVFPQPIVRLDISIGLEIKVRNRDFFSLDYDSVVASIGYRGRRLGSVISKGGHLVARGVSYVDAELHLDGIRVLNDVFYLIEDLARGSIPLDTVTEIEGQLHLFSLDVPIQGRISCAVHVNPENQTIIHQGCYPE